The following coding sequences lie in one Polynucleobacter asymbioticus genomic window:
- a CDS encoding CaiB/BaiF CoA transferase family protein: MGALSHIRVLDLSRVLAGPWCAQNLADLGADVIKVERPGVGDDTRHWGPPFVKDAQGQNTVETAYFICINRNKRSITVDISKPEGQEIIRQLAKESDVVIENYKVGDLAKYGLDYDSLKKVKSDLIYCSITGFGQNGPYAHRPGYDFIIQGMGGFMSVTGEADDFPGASPQKAGVAIADIFTGMYASTAILAAVVHRDKTGQGQYIDMALLDTQIAVMANVSSAYLCSDKVPQRWGNASPIIVPYQTFPTSDGWMIVAVGNDGQFKHFVTAGGEAHLASNPLYINNPIRVENRKSLIPLLEVMTRRKTKAEWISLLEAANVPCGPINNFEEVFDNEQVKARGVQIQVPHPTAGTMKLVASPMKLSQTPVEVRMAPPTLGQHTDEILQERLNLDSQAITALQEKGII; this comes from the coding sequence ATGGGAGCCTTAAGTCATATTCGCGTTTTAGACCTCAGCCGTGTTCTTGCCGGCCCATGGTGCGCACAAAACCTCGCCGACCTCGGTGCAGATGTCATTAAAGTGGAGCGTCCAGGCGTTGGGGACGATACCCGACACTGGGGCCCTCCATTTGTGAAGGATGCACAGGGTCAAAATACGGTAGAAACAGCTTATTTCATCTGTATTAACCGCAATAAGCGCTCTATTACAGTCGATATCAGCAAGCCAGAAGGCCAAGAAATCATCCGCCAGCTGGCTAAAGAGTCAGATGTAGTGATTGAAAACTACAAGGTTGGGGATCTAGCTAAATATGGCCTGGACTACGATAGCCTCAAAAAGGTCAAATCCGACCTGATTTACTGCTCAATCACAGGTTTTGGCCAAAACGGCCCTTATGCGCATCGCCCTGGGTATGACTTCATCATCCAAGGAATGGGTGGCTTTATGAGTGTCACTGGCGAGGCAGACGACTTTCCAGGTGCAAGCCCGCAAAAGGCTGGGGTTGCCATTGCCGATATTTTTACTGGCATGTATGCCAGCACCGCCATCTTGGCTGCCGTAGTGCATCGAGATAAAACAGGACAGGGTCAATATATTGATATGGCCCTCCTAGATACCCAGATTGCCGTAATGGCCAATGTTTCTAGCGCCTATTTATGCTCCGATAAAGTGCCTCAACGCTGGGGCAATGCATCTCCAATCATTGTTCCCTATCAAACCTTCCCTACATCTGATGGCTGGATGATTGTGGCAGTTGGTAATGATGGACAATTCAAACACTTTGTGACTGCTGGTGGTGAGGCGCATTTGGCGAGCAACCCCCTCTATATCAACAACCCAATTCGGGTAGAAAATCGTAAGTCATTGATTCCATTGCTAGAAGTCATGACTCGACGTAAAACTAAGGCTGAGTGGATCAGCCTTTTAGAGGCCGCTAACGTGCCCTGTGGACCTATTAATAACTTTGAAGAAGTGTTTGATAACGAGCAGGTGAAGGCTCGTGGCGTCCAAATTCAGGTTCCACACCCAACGGCAGGCACCATGAAACTGGTAGCGAGTCCTATGAAGCTATCGCAGACCCCGGTTGAAGTGAGGATGGCCCCTCCGACTCTGGGTCAACATACAGATGAAATTTTGCAAGAGCGCTTGAATCTGGACTCCCAAGCCATTACAGCCCTCCAAGAAAAAGGCATTATTTAG
- a CDS encoding DNA topoisomerase IV subunit B, whose protein sequence is MATRKTSEYSESSIQVLKGLEPVRQRPGMYTRTDNPLHIIQEVLDNASDEALGGFGKHIIVTLHTDSSVSVEDDGRGIPVGMHPTEKLPVVEIVFTQLHAGGKFEKGTGGAYAFSGGLHGVGVSVTNALSKRLEVTVWREGQISTLTFADGKVIEKLKTSAAGKEDKSHGTRVRAWPDGKYFDSAAIPMPELIRLLRSKAVLLPGVKVTLIQEKSDESQTWQYAQGLRGYLNEAMAQAGHGAEVIPPFEGEQYATGNGEDDSFAEGEGAAWVVTWTEDGAPVRESYVNLIPTPAGGTHESGLREGLFNAVKGFIEMHALQPKGVKLMPEDVFARASFILSAKVLDPQFQGQIKERLNSRDAVRLVSGYAKSALELWLNEHVDYGRKLADLVIKQAQARTRAGQKVEKKKSSGVAVLPGKLTDCESQDIGLNEIFLVEGDSAGGSAKMGRNKEYQAILPLRGKVLNTWEAERDRLFANNEVHDIAVAIGVDPHGANDTPDLSNLRYGKVCILSDADVDGAHIQVLLLTLFYKHFPKLIELGHVHISRPPLFRVDAPARGKKPAQKIYALDANELQAIEDKLRKDGVKETAWQISRFKGLGEMSAEQLWDTTLNPDTRRLLPVTLGTWTEDETIKTMDMLMGKSESGARRDWLEERGNEVEADI, encoded by the coding sequence ATGGCTACCCGTAAAACATCCGAATACAGCGAATCATCGATTCAGGTCCTAAAGGGACTCGAACCCGTCCGGCAGCGGCCGGGAATGTACACCCGTACTGATAATCCATTGCACATCATTCAAGAGGTGCTCGACAACGCTTCCGACGAGGCTTTGGGAGGATTTGGTAAGCACATCATCGTGACTTTGCATACGGACAGCAGTGTGAGCGTTGAAGATGATGGACGCGGAATTCCGGTTGGAATGCATCCCACAGAGAAATTACCCGTAGTAGAAATCGTTTTTACCCAGCTTCATGCGGGCGGTAAATTTGAAAAAGGCACCGGTGGCGCTTATGCTTTCTCTGGCGGTTTGCATGGTGTTGGTGTTTCTGTAACGAATGCCTTATCTAAACGCCTTGAAGTGACTGTATGGCGTGAAGGCCAAATTTCTACTTTGACCTTTGCTGATGGCAAAGTCATTGAAAAGTTGAAAACCAGCGCTGCTGGTAAAGAAGATAAATCCCACGGAACTCGTGTGCGTGCGTGGCCTGATGGCAAGTACTTTGATAGTGCTGCTATTCCTATGCCAGAACTCATTCGTTTGTTGCGTTCTAAAGCAGTCTTACTCCCAGGCGTCAAAGTTACTTTGATTCAGGAGAAATCGGACGAGAGTCAAACTTGGCAATATGCCCAAGGCTTACGCGGCTATTTAAATGAAGCAATGGCCCAAGCTGGCCATGGTGCAGAAGTCATCCCCCCATTTGAAGGCGAGCAATATGCTACTGGCAATGGTGAAGATGATTCCTTTGCTGAAGGTGAGGGCGCTGCTTGGGTTGTGACCTGGACTGAAGATGGCGCACCTGTCCGCGAGAGTTATGTGAACTTGATTCCCACTCCTGCCGGCGGAACACATGAAAGTGGACTGCGTGAAGGTCTCTTTAATGCCGTTAAGGGCTTTATCGAAATGCATGCATTGCAGCCTAAGGGTGTGAAGCTCATGCCTGAAGACGTCTTTGCAAGAGCGTCATTTATCTTGTCTGCCAAGGTTTTGGATCCGCAGTTTCAAGGGCAAATTAAAGAGCGTTTGAACTCAAGAGATGCAGTGCGTTTGGTTTCTGGCTACGCTAAATCTGCACTAGAGCTTTGGCTTAACGAGCATGTCGACTATGGTCGCAAATTAGCCGACTTGGTAATTAAGCAGGCACAAGCGCGAACTCGTGCTGGCCAAAAGGTGGAGAAGAAAAAATCTTCCGGTGTCGCAGTGCTGCCCGGAAAGTTGACCGACTGCGAGAGTCAAGACATTGGCCTGAATGAAATTTTCCTCGTCGAGGGAGATTCAGCAGGTGGTTCTGCAAAGATGGGGCGCAATAAAGAATATCAAGCCATTCTGCCTTTACGCGGCAAGGTTCTGAATACCTGGGAAGCAGAGCGCGATCGTTTATTTGCGAACAACGAGGTGCATGACATTGCCGTTGCGATTGGCGTGGATCCTCATGGCGCTAATGACACGCCTGATTTATCCAACTTGCGTTATGGGAAAGTCTGCATCTTGTCAGATGCGGACGTGGACGGCGCACATATTCAGGTATTGCTACTGACTTTGTTCTATAAGCATTTCCCGAAACTGATTGAATTGGGCCATGTCCATATTTCAAGACCACCTTTATTTAGGGTGGATGCGCCAGCGCGCGGTAAAAAACCAGCGCAAAAGATTTATGCCTTGGATGCAAATGAACTGCAAGCAATTGAAGACAAATTGCGCAAAGATGGCGTTAAAGAAACGGCTTGGCAAATTTCTCGCTTCAAAGGTTTGGGTGAGATGAGTGCTGAGCAACTGTGGGATACCACTTTGAATCCAGATACCCGTCGCCTTTTGCCGGTGACCCTGGGTACGTGGACAGAAGACGAAACAATTAAAACAATGGATATGTTGATGGGTAAGTCCGAATCCGGGGCGCGTCGTGATTGGCTGGAAGAGCGCGGTAATGAAGTAGAGGCGGATATCTAA
- the parC gene encoding DNA topoisomerase IV subunit A translates to MNIVEVDEPIVPLAGGPKDPHDPKKVELNEDDKDSLTLAVYAERAYLDYAISVVKGRALPDVSDGQKPVQRRILFSMSEMGLRADAKPVKSARVVGDVLGKFHPHGDQSAYDALVRLAQSFSLRYPLIDGQGNFGSRDGDGAAAMRYTEARLTKIAGLLLSEIDEGTVDFAPNYDGSFQEPKLLPARLPFVLLNGASGIAVGMATEIPSHNLREVASAAIALMKSPKMSTSELLEIMPGPDYPGGGQIISSPAEIAQIYEAGRGSLKVRARWSIEELARGQWQIVVNELPPSTSSQRVLQEIEEITNPKVKVGKKTLTPEQNNLKSTILNVLDGVRDESSKDAAVRLVFEPKSKNIDVNEFANLLLAHTSLESNAPMNLVMIGTDGRPRQKGLKEIIAEWISFRVGTVTRRTQHRLAKVNDRMHILEGRLIVLLNIDKVIKIIRNSDEPKADLIKEFKLSDRQAEDILDIRLRQLARLEGIKIEQELKELKSERDDLEGLLQSDTVLRKRIIKEIESDMKDFGDDRRTLIQEDKRAIAETKVLDEPVTVIVSQKGWVRVRQGHEHDATQFGFKAGDALYGTFECRTVDVMQGFGSDGRVYTVPVSELPGARGDGSPLTSFVNLAAGSQMVAYYAGQADDLVLISTRSGNGFLANVADMTTRNKAGKSFVGIDSKFPGGDAPLGAAKVTVGMKQVACLSESSKLLVFPLDELKRLPTGGKGVILMGLDDKEKLASAIAVGPDGATYSGAGRAGKPTELSLDAKTLKSFAGNRARKGHFVEPRLKDGKLKAN, encoded by the coding sequence ATGAATATTGTTGAGGTAGATGAACCCATTGTCCCTCTGGCAGGCGGCCCCAAGGATCCACATGATCCCAAGAAGGTTGAGCTCAATGAGGATGACAAAGACAGCCTAACGCTGGCAGTCTATGCGGAGCGCGCTTATCTTGATTACGCCATTAGCGTAGTGAAAGGTCGTGCCTTACCAGATGTATCCGATGGTCAAAAACCAGTTCAACGCCGCATCCTATTCTCGATGAGTGAGATGGGTTTACGTGCTGACGCAAAGCCAGTTAAGAGTGCGCGCGTTGTGGGTGATGTGCTGGGTAAATTCCATCCACATGGTGATCAATCTGCTTATGACGCATTGGTACGCCTTGCGCAGAGCTTCTCATTACGCTATCCCTTAATTGATGGTCAGGGTAACTTTGGCTCACGTGATGGTGATGGCGCAGCGGCAATGCGTTACACCGAAGCGCGTTTAACCAAAATTGCCGGCCTCTTATTGAGCGAGATTGATGAAGGTACGGTAGATTTTGCTCCGAACTATGATGGATCTTTCCAAGAGCCTAAGTTATTACCAGCGCGCCTACCTTTTGTTCTGTTGAATGGCGCTTCCGGTATTGCTGTGGGTATGGCGACGGAGATTCCCTCGCATAATTTACGTGAAGTAGCTAGCGCAGCCATTGCTCTAATGAAGTCTCCAAAAATGAGTACTTCAGAGTTGTTAGAGATCATGCCCGGCCCAGACTATCCAGGTGGCGGTCAAATTATTTCCTCTCCAGCAGAGATTGCGCAGATTTATGAAGCAGGGCGTGGTAGTTTAAAAGTTCGCGCTCGTTGGTCTATCGAAGAATTAGCTCGTGGCCAATGGCAAATTGTGGTTAACGAGTTGCCACCATCCACCTCATCACAACGTGTTCTGCAAGAGATTGAAGAGATTACCAATCCAAAGGTGAAGGTTGGCAAGAAGACCTTAACCCCTGAGCAGAATAATCTGAAGTCCACCATCTTGAATGTGCTAGATGGTGTGCGAGATGAATCGAGTAAAGATGCGGCTGTACGCTTGGTATTTGAGCCTAAGAGCAAAAATATTGATGTCAATGAGTTCGCAAACTTATTGCTGGCCCACACCTCACTAGAGTCCAATGCGCCAATGAACTTGGTGATGATTGGTACTGATGGTCGACCACGTCAAAAAGGCCTTAAAGAGATTATTGCTGAGTGGATTTCTTTCCGAGTCGGCACCGTTACACGACGCACTCAGCACCGTTTAGCTAAAGTCAACGACCGGATGCATATCTTAGAAGGGCGCTTAATTGTTCTTCTCAATATTGATAAGGTCATCAAGATCATTCGCAATAGCGATGAGCCTAAAGCTGACCTGATTAAAGAATTCAAGCTCAGCGATCGTCAAGCAGAAGATATCTTGGATATTCGCTTGCGTCAGCTCGCTCGTCTGGAAGGCATCAAGATTGAGCAAGAGTTGAAAGAGCTCAAGTCTGAGCGTGACGATCTTGAAGGTTTGTTGCAAAGCGATACTGTATTGCGCAAGCGCATCATCAAAGAAATCGAATCTGATATGAAGGATTTTGGTGATGATCGCCGTACTTTGATTCAAGAAGACAAGCGTGCCATTGCAGAAACTAAAGTATTGGATGAGCCTGTAACGGTTATCGTGTCTCAAAAAGGTTGGGTACGTGTTCGCCAGGGTCATGAGCATGATGCAACTCAGTTTGGATTCAAGGCGGGCGACGCCCTCTATGGAACATTTGAGTGCCGTACAGTTGATGTGATGCAAGGTTTTGGTAGTGATGGCCGCGTCTATACGGTACCAGTCAGTGAGCTACCGGGTGCACGTGGTGATGGCTCACCATTGACCAGCTTCGTGAACTTAGCTGCAGGCTCGCAAATGGTTGCCTACTATGCTGGCCAGGCTGATGATCTCGTACTGATTTCTACTAGATCAGGCAATGGCTTCCTTGCTAACGTAGCAGACATGACTACCCGTAACAAGGCTGGTAAATCATTTGTGGGCATCGACAGTAAATTCCCTGGTGGAGATGCACCTCTCGGTGCGGCTAAGGTGACCGTAGGCATGAAGCAGGTAGCTTGTCTATCTGAGAGCTCCAAGTTATTGGTTTTCCCGCTAGACGAACTCAAGCGTTTACCAACAGGTGGTAAGGGCGTCATTCTGATGGGCTTGGACGATAAAGAAAAGCTGGCTTCAGCCATTGCGGTTGGACCTGATGGTGCTACTTATTCAGGTGCTGGACGTGCAGGTAAGCCAACAGAACTCAGTCTGGATGCAAAAACCTTGAAGTCGTTTGCAGGAAATCGTGCTCGTAAAGGTCACTTTGTAGAGCCAAGACTGAAGGATGGAAAGCTCAAAGCCAATTAA
- a CDS encoding XdhC family protein has translation MNSTDLSVLKAAVDWLKAGHPVAIATVVQTWGSAPRPIGSWLAIRGDGQVTGSVSGGCVEDDLIRRVQTEILTRDLPEMVVYGVSQQEAARFGLPCGGTLRLLVEPKPELAILETILASISNHQITSRTVDLATGKSTLEAGNRNEAFVCDDRFMKTTYGPRWRMVIIGAGQLSLYTADFALASDFEVIVIDPREEYAEGINREHIQFVKGMPDDVLLEIGVDSHTAVVALTHDPKLDDMALMEALKSPAFYVGALGSRINTQKRKDRLLEFDVTQEQVERLHGPVGLFIGALTPPEIAVSILAEVIAVKYGVPIPKKV, from the coding sequence ATGAATAGCACTGATTTAAGCGTACTGAAAGCTGCAGTAGATTGGCTCAAGGCCGGTCATCCCGTTGCAATCGCCACAGTTGTTCAAACCTGGGGTTCCGCACCTAGACCTATCGGTTCTTGGTTGGCCATACGGGGAGATGGACAAGTGACTGGATCGGTCTCTGGTGGATGCGTCGAAGATGACTTGATCCGCCGGGTTCAAACTGAAATCTTGACGCGGGATTTACCGGAAATGGTGGTCTACGGCGTGAGCCAACAAGAAGCGGCTCGCTTTGGCTTACCTTGCGGCGGAACGCTACGCTTGCTTGTTGAACCAAAACCAGAATTAGCAATCTTAGAAACTATTCTGGCATCCATCAGTAATCACCAAATCACATCTCGCACAGTGGATCTCGCAACCGGCAAATCCACTCTAGAAGCTGGAAATCGCAACGAGGCATTTGTTTGCGATGATCGATTCATGAAAACGACCTATGGTCCCCGTTGGCGTATGGTCATCATTGGCGCAGGACAACTATCACTCTATACCGCCGACTTTGCACTTGCATCTGACTTTGAGGTGATTGTGATTGACCCGCGTGAAGAGTATGCAGAAGGCATCAATCGCGAGCATATTCAATTTGTCAAGGGAATGCCAGATGATGTACTTCTAGAGATCGGCGTCGACTCACACACCGCCGTAGTTGCCTTAACGCATGATCCTAAACTGGATGACATGGCTTTGATGGAGGCACTAAAGTCTCCTGCTTTCTATGTTGGAGCACTAGGTAGCCGAATCAATACTCAGAAGCGAAAGGATCGCTTACTAGAGTTTGATGTAACACAGGAACAAGTTGAACGACTTCACGGGCCAGTTGGTCTATTTATCGGCGCTTTAACCCCACCAGAAATTGCCGTATCGATTTTGGCTGAAGTCATTGCCGTGAAGTACGGTGTACCAATCCCCAAAAAAGTCTAA
- a CDS encoding nucleotidyltransferase family protein, with protein MTSSSPSAQAKQLRLAVLLLAAGEGSRLGSHPKALLHRDGQTLLQRFSNSIQGFHPVEYITVTGFHAQVIELEIAKLNACLAYPIRIIPNLSPERGQSSSVRLGLESLRSAFDVLLVALSDQPEIGGAEIQDLLDEYVKREAGEEIILPMVDGKRGNPVLFSHKAISDVLKTPDMVCRAYMDAHPKQVRIMNTSKQEFVMDVDTPEDIQQHKLSLLSY; from the coding sequence ATGACAAGTTCTAGCCCATCTGCTCAAGCTAAACAATTACGCCTTGCCGTGCTTTTGCTGGCGGCGGGAGAGGGCAGCAGGTTAGGTTCGCACCCTAAGGCCTTGCTTCATCGAGATGGCCAGACTCTTTTACAGCGATTCTCAAACTCAATACAAGGATTTCATCCTGTTGAATACATAACAGTCACTGGTTTTCATGCCCAAGTGATTGAGTTGGAGATAGCAAAGTTAAACGCCTGCTTAGCGTATCCAATACGCATCATTCCAAATCTTTCTCCAGAAAGAGGCCAATCTTCCTCTGTGCGCCTTGGACTTGAATCACTCCGGAGTGCATTTGATGTGCTGCTCGTTGCCTTATCCGATCAGCCTGAGATTGGAGGAGCAGAGATTCAAGATCTGCTGGATGAGTACGTCAAGCGAGAGGCTGGCGAGGAAATCATTCTGCCAATGGTTGATGGGAAGCGTGGTAATCCAGTACTGTTTTCTCACAAGGCCATATCTGATGTGCTCAAGACCCCTGATATGGTTTGTAGAGCTTATATGGATGCTCATCCAAAACAAGTTAGGATAATGAATACGAGTAAGCAGGAATTTGTAATGGATGTCGACACGCCGGAAGACATCCAACAGCACAAGTTAAGCCTGCTGAGTTATTAA
- a CDS encoding RidA family protein, protein MTNHISDRLKTLGIDLPPPGPPAAAYVMAATTGNTVFLSGHIAKKDGKPWIGKLGLDMDTETGKAAAKSIAIDLISTLQNHLGSLDKVKRIVKVMGLVNSTSEFTEQHLVINGCSELLFEVFGDAGKHARSAFGVAQIPLGACVEIELIAEI, encoded by the coding sequence ATGACAAACCATATTAGCGACCGTCTCAAAACACTTGGCATTGATTTACCACCGCCTGGACCACCTGCAGCCGCCTATGTCATGGCTGCTACGACTGGTAATACTGTTTTTCTTTCTGGCCACATTGCCAAGAAAGATGGCAAGCCTTGGATTGGTAAGTTAGGTCTAGATATGGATACGGAGACTGGTAAAGCGGCTGCCAAATCGATTGCGATTGATTTGATTTCTACCCTGCAAAATCACTTGGGCTCTCTCGATAAAGTAAAGCGCATCGTCAAAGTGATGGGATTGGTGAATTCCACCTCTGAATTTACTGAGCAACATTTAGTGATTAATGGCTGCTCTGAATTGCTGTTTGAGGTTTTTGGCGATGCTGGCAAGCATGCCCGTAGCGCGTTTGGCGTTGCTCAAATCCCCTTAGGCGCTTGCGTTGAAATTGAGCTTATTGCTGAGATTTAA
- a CDS encoding vWA domain-containing protein yields MLIQFFLKLKEAKVPVSVREFLTLLEALKEGVIEPSIDEFYQLARMTLVKDEQHFDRFDQVFGSYFNGVEQLMALAPDIPLDWLEKKLQRVLTEEEKAALKKLGGPEALQKRLQELLKEQKEWHGGGKKWIGAGGSSPFGHSGYHPEGIRIGGESAGNRTAIKVWEAREFKDYDSDLSLGTRNIKMALRRLRRFAREGSSLELDLDKTIHSTAANAGMLDIQMRPERHNQVKVLLLMDVGGSMDDHIQRISELFTAVKTEFKHLEYYYFHNCVYEHLWQSNRRRRDQVTATQDIINKYGPDYKLIFIGDATMSPYEILSPNGSVEYNNRETGATWINRLIDHFPHFAWLNPEPESVWQYRQSIDIMKGLMKDHMYPVTLNGLEDAMRQLSK; encoded by the coding sequence ATGTTGATTCAATTCTTTCTGAAACTCAAAGAGGCTAAAGTCCCGGTTTCTGTACGAGAATTTTTAACGCTTTTGGAAGCCCTAAAGGAAGGGGTCATTGAGCCCTCCATTGATGAGTTTTATCAACTCGCACGTATGACCTTGGTGAAAGATGAGCAGCACTTTGACCGCTTTGATCAGGTCTTTGGATCCTACTTCAATGGTGTAGAGCAACTAATGGCCTTAGCGCCTGATATACCCCTAGACTGGCTCGAGAAGAAACTGCAACGTGTACTAACGGAAGAAGAAAAAGCGGCACTCAAAAAATTAGGCGGTCCCGAAGCTTTACAAAAGCGTCTTCAAGAGCTTTTGAAAGAGCAGAAAGAATGGCACGGTGGCGGTAAAAAATGGATTGGCGCGGGAGGATCATCTCCTTTTGGGCATAGTGGATACCACCCTGAGGGTATTCGGATTGGTGGAGAAAGTGCTGGTAATCGCACTGCTATCAAAGTTTGGGAAGCAAGAGAATTCAAGGACTATGACAGCGATCTCAGTCTAGGAACTCGCAATATCAAAATGGCCTTACGTCGCTTGAGACGCTTTGCTAGAGAAGGCTCTAGTCTAGAGCTGGATCTCGATAAGACCATTCACTCGACAGCTGCAAATGCAGGGATGCTGGATATTCAAATGCGCCCTGAGCGCCATAACCAAGTCAAAGTCTTATTGCTAATGGATGTAGGCGGATCTATGGATGATCACATCCAGCGTATCTCTGAGTTATTCACTGCCGTCAAAACCGAATTCAAACACTTGGAGTATTACTACTTTCACAACTGTGTGTATGAGCATCTTTGGCAAAGCAATCGTCGCAGACGTGACCAAGTTACGGCAACACAAGACATCATCAATAAATATGGTCCAGACTACAAGCTCATTTTTATTGGCGATGCCACGATGTCTCCCTATGAAATTCTGAGTCCGAATGGTTCAGTCGAATACAACAACCGTGAAACTGGTGCAACTTGGATTAACCGCCTCATTGACCACTTCCCCCATTTTGCTTGGCTCAATCCAGAGCCGGAATCAGTCTGGCAGTATCGACAATCTATTGACATCATGAAAGGTCTCATGAAAGATCATATGTATCCCGTGACCTTAAATGGTCTTGAGGATGCGATGCGTCAATTGTCTAAGTAA
- a CDS encoding AAA family ATPase: MTKTKSRFDGSKSYVATNDLKLAVNAAIQLQRPLLIKGEPGTGKTMLAEEVAAALNMPLMQWHIKSTTKAQQGLYEYDAVSRLRDSQLGDAKVNDIRNYIVKGVLWQAFEADEPVVLLIDEIDKADIEFPNDLLREIDRMEFYVYETRELIKAKHRPLVIITSNNEKELPDAFLRRCFFHYISFPDAQTMQSIVDVHHPNIKQTLLEAALKSFYQIRSLPGLKKKPSTSELIDWLKLLLAEDIPAEALYSGEDKIAIPPLHGALLKNEQDIHLFERLVMMNRNHR, encoded by the coding sequence ATGACCAAGACCAAATCCCGCTTCGACGGCTCCAAAAGCTATGTAGCCACTAATGACCTGAAATTGGCGGTCAACGCTGCCATTCAGCTGCAGCGCCCCCTGCTCATTAAGGGAGAGCCAGGAACAGGTAAAACCATGTTGGCCGAGGAAGTCGCCGCAGCCTTGAATATGCCACTGATGCAATGGCATATTAAATCCACCACCAAGGCTCAGCAGGGCCTTTATGAATACGATGCTGTTAGCCGACTAAGAGACTCCCAACTCGGCGATGCAAAAGTAAATGATATTCGTAACTACATTGTTAAAGGCGTTCTTTGGCAGGCATTCGAAGCGGATGAACCTGTCGTTCTATTAATTGATGAAATAGATAAAGCAGATATTGAGTTTCCAAATGATCTCTTGCGAGAAATTGACCGCATGGAATTCTATGTGTACGAAACACGGGAGTTGATTAAGGCAAAGCACCGCCCTCTTGTCATCATCACCTCCAACAATGAAAAAGAATTACCCGATGCATTTTTGCGTCGCTGCTTTTTTCATTACATCTCGTTCCCAGATGCCCAAACGATGCAAAGTATCGTGGATGTTCACCATCCGAACATCAAACAAACATTACTGGAAGCAGCACTCAAATCTTTTTATCAGATCCGGTCTTTGCCAGGCTTGAAAAAGAAACCCTCTACTTCAGAATTAATTGATTGGTTAAAGTTATTGTTGGCCGAAGATATTCCAGCTGAGGCCCTCTATAGCGGCGAAGACAAGATTGCAATTCCACCGCTGCATGGGGCGCTACTTAAAAATGAACAAGATATTCATTTATTTGAACGCTTGGTGATGATGAACCGCAATCATCGCTGA
- a CDS encoding c-type cytochrome: MISMKKHLILSQLTLCAGLAFAGFAAQAQDVKGSAQAGQGKVWLCIGCHAIPDYRADYPLVYKVPMIGGQNAAYIASSLAAYKKGERKHPTMRSIAGSLSDQDMADLGEYYAAQTASSPNNPLK, encoded by the coding sequence ATGATTTCTATGAAAAAACACCTCATTCTTTCCCAATTGACTCTTTGTGCTGGTTTGGCTTTTGCTGGATTTGCTGCACAGGCTCAAGACGTTAAAGGCTCTGCCCAAGCTGGACAGGGTAAGGTTTGGCTTTGCATCGGTTGCCACGCCATTCCTGACTATCGTGCTGACTATCCTTTGGTTTACAAAGTACCAATGATCGGCGGCCAAAATGCTGCTTATATTGCCAGCTCCCTAGCGGCATATAAAAAAGGCGAAAGAAAGCATCCGACGATGCGATCTATAGCTGGAAGCTTGTCTGACCAAGACATGGCCGACCTTGGCGAATACTATGCTGCGCAAACAGCCAGCTCACCAAATAACCCATTGAAGTGA
- a CDS encoding c-type cytochrome yields the protein MKFALITAMLLSSIGVAQAANAEKGQALVEKANCASCHGAGLNAPILPAYPKLAGQYSDYLYYALKAYKVGNGNAQYGRNNAIMGSQVQAFTDADLQDMAAYISKLPGTFVIKK from the coding sequence ATGAAATTCGCACTAATTACCGCCATGTTGTTATCTAGCATTGGCGTAGCTCAAGCAGCTAATGCTGAAAAAGGTCAGGCACTGGTAGAGAAGGCCAATTGCGCCTCATGCCATGGCGCTGGTCTCAATGCTCCAATCTTGCCAGCTTATCCAAAGTTAGCTGGCCAATATTCTGATTACCTTTATTACGCCTTAAAAGCTTATAAGGTAGGTAATGGCAATGCCCAATACGGCCGCAACAATGCCATTATGGGATCTCAAGTTCAAGCGTTTACTGATGCTGATTTGCAGGATATGGCTGCATATATCTCTAAATTACCTGGAACCTTTGTCATTAAGAAGTAA